In a single window of the Trichoderma breve strain T069 chromosome 6, whole genome shotgun sequence genome:
- a CDS encoding NAD(P)H-binding domain-containing protein: protein MSHLDVEPSIPVGSTVVVSGANGNIASHIVDQLIKAGYIVRGTVRDVKKNSWLIDHFSNIYGPGKIELVEVPDMSASGGFDEAVKDPNAAIPVVIQGTVGALQSAAKEPKMKRFILTSSSGACTAPKPGKVFTIDSNTWNEEAISAAWAPPPYEGFERLLDVYYASKTQGEKEAWKWVRENNPKFVLNTVLPNANFGPVVDKHHQKYHSTLGWIRALWNGFDGEEGVRSQPPQYYINIVDDAIVHVAALLYKDVNNERLFTFAYPYNWNDILAAFRKLYPSKKFIDDIPNLQRDLSVVTNGRAEDLLKRFAGHGWTNLEETIKSTVADY, encoded by the exons ATGTCACACCTGGACGTCGAACCTTCTATTCCCGTTGGCTCTACTGTTGTAGTGTCGGGGGCAAACGGAAACATAGCGAGCCACATCGTGGACCAACTGATCAAAGCGGGCTACATCGTTCGTGGCACCGTTCGTGACGTGAAAAAGAACAGCTGGCTAATTGATCACTTCTCCAATATCTATGGCCCCGGAAAAATTGAGCTGGTTGAAGTACCAGATATGTCAGCCAGCGGTGGTTTTGACGAAGCTGTCAAGG ATCCCAATGCTGCGATACCGGTTGTTATTCAAGGGACTGTAGGCGCTCTCCAGTCTGCTGCTAAAGAACCTAAAATGAAGCGCTTCATTCTCACTTCCTCATCCGGAGCCTGCACGGCTCCAAAGCCAGGAAAAGTATTTACAATCGACTCTAATACTTGGAACGAAGAGGCCATATCTGCAGCGTGGGCGCCACCACCATATGAAGGGTTTGAACGCCTCCTAGACGTCTACTATGCCAGTAAGACtcaaggagaaaaagaggcatGGAAATGGGTTCGCGAAAACAACCCAAAATTTGTTCTCAACACTGTCTTACCGAACGCCAACTTCGGTCCTGTTGTCGACAAACACCACCAGAAATATCACAGTACCTTGGGCTGGATCCGTGCCCTCTGGAATGGAtttgatggtgaagaaggcgTGCGAAGCCAGCCACCACAGTACTACATCAATATTGTGGACGACGCCATTGTTCATGTTGCAGCGCTGTTGTACAAGGACGTGAACAACGAGCGGCTCTTTACCTTCGCATATCCATATAACTGGAATGACATTTTGGCCGCCTTTAGGAAGCTCTATCCAAGCAAGAAATTTATAGACGACATTCCGAATCTGCAGCGCGATCTAAGCGTCGTGACCAATGGGCGGGCAGAAGACCTGCTTAAGCGGTTTGCTGGACATGGTTGGACCAATCTTGAAGAAACTATTAAAAGTACTGTAGCAGACTATTAA
- a CDS encoding sugar transporter domain-containing protein has translation MAYKISNIYVITAFLVIGGLLQGFDISSLSAILSTKPFKEEFDSPTADQQGGITASISGGSFLGCLVNMFVVDRFGRRYTMMAGCIIFVIGAVICTASVDIAMLIVGRLLCGGAVGMFTSTGPLFLAELSRPETRGRILSFQQWSITWGALIMYYITFGTQYTKTEAVFRVPWAVQMFPALVLFVALFFIPESPRWLASQDRWEEALEVLASVHGQGNQQAPIVQAQYAEIRESMAVSESQGEVKWAELIHPDNIHRISNGIFVHIWTQLSGNNALLYYIVYIFQMAGLTGNVKLIASSVQYIINVVFTLPAILFLDRIGRRPALIGGAFFMMIWLYSTAGVMAQYGHYVPGGFDGSSAVTWTMNDDAKSAKAAVIAFTYLLVATYSFTWAPISWCYPSEIYPIRLRGKAVSIATSANWILGFANNYYTPPAFQNIQWKTFIIFGTFNVVACLHAFFFFPETKRRSLEDIDELFASGVKPWKSSTLPKADRLHELVEEADKGKLQYEVNEV, from the exons ATGGCTTACAAGATCAGCAACATCTATGTCATCACGGCCTTCCTTGTCATTGGAGGGCTGCTGCAAGGTTTTGACATATCATCTCTTTCAGCGATCCTGAGTACCAAGCCATTCAAAGAAGAGTTTGACAGCCCGACAGCTGATCAACAGGGCGGTATAACTGCCAGCATTTCTGGCGGATCATTCTTAGGATGCCTTGTCAATATGTTTGTAGTCGATAGATTCGGCCGCAGATATACTATGATGGCAGGATGCATTATATTTGTCATCGGCGCCGTAATATGTACGGCTAGCGTTGATATCGCGATGTTAATAGTCGGCAGGCTTCTCTGTGGTGGAGCAGTTG GCATGTTCACATCTACAGGGCCGCTATTCTTGGCCGAATTGTCCCGGCCTGAGACTAGAGGTCGCATCTTGAGTTTCCAACAATGGAGTATCACTTGGGGA GCCCTTATCATGTATTACATCACTTTCGGCACCCAATACACAAAGACTGAGGCAGTGTTCCGTGTGCCTTGGGCTGTACAAATGTTTCCTGCTCTCGTCCTGTTCGTTGCTTTATTTTTCATACCTGAATCACCCCGCTGGCTCGCCTCTCAAGACAGATGGGAGGAGGCTCTCGAGGTACTTGCCAGCGTTCATGGACAAGGCAATCAACAAGCCCCAATTGTACAAGCCCAATATGCGGAAATTCGAGAATCAATGGCCGTTTCGGAATCACAGGGCGAAGTGAAGTGGGCTGAGTTGATCCATCCTGACAACATCCATCGCATTTCGAACGGAATATTTGTCCATATCTGGACGCAACTGAGTGGCAATAATGCCTTGCTATACTACATTGTCTACATCTTCCAGATGGCTGGCCTTACTGGAAATGTCAAACTTATTGCATCTAGTGTTCAGtacatcatcaacgtcgTCTTTACTCTGCCGGCCATTTTGTTTCTCGACCGAATTGGCCGGCGCCCTGCACTTATCGGAGGGGCGTTTTTCATGATGATATGGTTGTACTCTACCGCTGGCGTTATGGCACAGTATGGTCACTATGTCCCCGGCGGCTTTGATGGATCAAGTGCGGTGACTTGGACGATGAATGATGACGCGAAATCAGCCAAGGCGGCCGTCATTGCATTTACTTATCTTCTTGTTGCAACATATAGCTTCACCTGGGCCCCCATTTCGTGGTGCTATCCGTCCGAAATTTATCCCATACGCTTGAGAGGCAAGGCCGTTTCTATCGCGACTTCTGCCAACTGGATTTTGGGTTTCGCCAACAATTACTACACTCCTCCGGCATTTCAAAACATCCAGTGGAAGACATTCATCATTTTCGGCACTTTCAATGTTGTCGCATGTCTCCACgcgttctttttcttcccggAGACCAAAAGGAGAAGTCTTGAAG ACATTGACGAACTTTTTGCCAGTGGAGTTAAGCCTTGGAAGTCTAGTACTCTGCCAAAAGCTGATAGGCTGCACGAGTTAGTGGAGGAAGCTGACAAAGGCAAGCTACAATACGAAGTGAATGAAGTTTAA
- a CDS encoding glycosyl hydrolases family 28 domain-containing protein yields MKLLRPVLWALTTAFVANAHSLPSPQHTCVIPALKDGRDDAPAIREAFSKCGNNGKVVFQKDTTYSVQTALQLHNLKNVQVDLFGTLEYSTDVRYWILHGSYYYFQNISIAMEFSGEDITIDGHGSGTIDGQGQVWYDLALGVGGLYGRPIPFCLRNVKNAVAKNFQIVQSGKWNFVMLESQNVLVDNITLSSTSDDFQVQCNLGNTDGFDTINSNNITIQNSWANVGDDCVSFKPGSTNIHYEGVRDVVENITAEDVSLYGSRNGAYIKTYVGKRTYWPPQGGGGGNGYVRNVVFKNFHIENITASPVLIQQCTHWAGYNVPACADTPPTGFFSNISWSNFTGYMNEKVGTKAISWTCSPLATCEGFSFKDINVKSSTGANGTYSCTNVVGYNSACQKTN; encoded by the exons atgaagcttcttcgccctGTATTATGGGCATTGACGACCGCATTTGTGGCCAATGCGCACAGTCTTCCATCACCGCAACACACTTGTGTGATTCCCGCCTTGAAGGATGGACGTGACGATGCTCCTGCGATCCGCGAGGCGTTTAGCAAATGTGGAAATAACGGCAAGGTTGTCTTTCAAAAAGACACCACGTACAGTGTTCAGACGGCTCTTCAATTACATAACTTGAAGAACGTCCAAGTTGACCTGTTCGGCACCCTTGAG TATTCAACGGATGTGCGGTACTGGATTCTGCATGGGTCGTATTACTACTTCCAAAACATTTCCATCGCGATGGAATTCTCAGGCGAAGACATCACGATTGATGGGCATGGATCCGGCACGATTGACGGACAAGGGCAAGTGTGGTATGATCTGGCCCTGGGCGTTGGCGGATTATACGGACGTCCCATCCCATTTTGTCTGCGAAATGTCAAGAATGCGGTGGCGAAGAATTTCCAAATTGTTCAATCTGGCAAATG GAATTTCGTGATGTTGGAATCTCAAAACGTTCTTGTGGACAATATTACCCTATCATCCACTTCCGACGATTTCCAGGTACAGT GTAATCTCGGCAATACGGATGGCTTCGACACGATCAACAGTAACAACATTACTATTCAG AATAGCTGGGCAAACGTTGGAGACGATTGTGTCAGCTTTAAACCTGGCTCGACAAACATTCAC TATGAGGGAGTGAGAGACGTAGTTGAGAATATCACGGCAGAAGATGTTTCT CTATACGGAAGTCGCAATGGCGCTTACATCAAGACTTACGTGGGCAAGCGGACCTATTGGCCTCCGCagggtggcggcggcggcaatggctATGTCCGCAATGTCG TCTTCAAGAACTTCCACATCGAAAACATCACCGCTTCGCCCGTATTAATCCAGCAGTGTACTCACTGGGCAGGATATAATGTGCCAGCATGTGCCGACACACCTCCCACGGGATTCTTCTCGAATATTTCCTGGTCCAACTTCACGGGATATATGAACGAAAAAGTAGGCACAAAGGCGATTAGCTGGACCTGTTCCCCACTTGCAACATGTGAAGGCTTTTCCTTCAAGGATATTAACGTCAAGTCGTCAACCGGGGCGAATGGCACCTATTCTTGCACCAATGTGGTAGGCTATAACTCAGCTTGCCAAAAAACCAACTAG
- a CDS encoding fungal specific transcription factor domain-containing protein, protein MMFYHYVTWIAPLMIPVDSTENPWKSVYPSTALQDTSPASRALYHAILAQSAFNISNLQKGNPESHRQRESVALKHYGASLRELSKSLNATKETEYDACAATLYTLMISEGNARGSVAWRNHFDGVGGFVTHFVQQKPWTRSTHSWVISQSLALSFEISQTVNVKPYGRSSITDVLLDSVASHQNFGYTIGASCDVLRTISSIRLFAEKIALGDIPDNLGILIQSCLVELSPLNNSNFDMDLDIPERDSVLESLPETQQHKFLDCLHLRLFRTATLIYLHQAILKVPPRGVRKYVKSVLEDAMTFIHMRGGSISMWPIFIAATEATEEEDQLMVEQWLAISSRLGMQNRLIARKLLHQIWYERSEEAAANGLDPNQVIIDWKAVQRRLGFDLLLL, encoded by the exons ATGATGTTTTACCACTACGTGACGTGGATAGCACCTCTGATGATTCCTGTGGACAGCACCGAGAATCCTTGGAAATCAGTGTATCCCTCCACAGCGCTTCAGGATACTTCTCCGGCTTCACGCGCTTTGTATCATGCGATACTAGCTCAGTCAGCTTTTAACATATCCAATCTACAAAAAGGCAACCCGGAATCCCATCGCCAAAGAGAATCTGTCGCTTTGAAGCATTATGGAGCTTCATTAAGAGAGCTGAGTAAGAGCTTGAATGCCACAAAGGAAACGGAATATGATGCCTGCGCTGCTACTTTATATACGCTTATGATATCCGAG GGCAATGCGCGTGGCTCAGTGGCTTGGAGGAATCACTTTGACGGTGTCGGAGGCTTCGTCACCCACTTTGTTCAGCAAAAGCCATGGACCCGATCCACGCACTCTTGGGTAATATCCCAAAGCCTTGCGCTCTCATTCGAAATATCACAGACAGTCAATGTCAAACCCTACGGTCGATCGTCGATAACAGATGTTCTGTTAGACAGCGTCGCATCGCACCAAAATTTCGGGTACACCATAGGTGCAAGCTGCGATGTTTTAAGAACCATTTCATCAATAAGACTTTTTGCGGAGAAAATCGCACTCGGCGATATCCCTGATAATCTCGGTATTTTGATTCAGTCATGCCTCGTCGAGTTATCACCTCTCAATAATAGCAACTTCGATATGGATCTCGATATACCAGAGCGCGATAGTGTTCTGGAGTCGCTGCCGGAAACGCAGCAGCACAAGTTTCTAGACTGTCTACATCTCCGCCTTTTTCGCACCGCAACACTCATATATCTACACCAAGCTATTCTTAAAGTTCCCCCGCGAGGCGTTCGAAAATATGTCAAATCGGTCCTTGAAGATGCTATGACATTCATCCACATGCGAGGAGGCTCGATATCCATGTGGCCAATCTTCATTGCTGCCACTGAAGCTactgaagaggaggatcAATTGATGGTCGAACAGTGGCTAGCGATATCGAGCCGACTTGGAATGCAAAATCGCTTGATAGCTAGAAAACTCCTTCATCAAATATGGTACGAACGGtctgaagaagcagctgccaATGGCCTGGATCCAAATCAAGTGATAATTGACTGGAAGGCAGTTCAACGAAGATTAGGGTTTGACCTTTTACTTTTGTAA
- a CDS encoding sulfatase domain-containing protein: MATTKRPNFLLIVADDLGFSDVGAFGGEIQTPNLDHLAYAPSGVRMTNFHTASMCSPTRSMLLSGTDNHIAGLGQMEFWGRGRDPPVPWSERPGYEGYLNFRVAALPEILQDAGYYTCMSGKWHLGLTKERTPHARGFDRSFALLPGGSSHYAYEPKKPDGTPVFAHWASLYYEDDQRVETKDFPKDFYSSDHFSKKLVDFLSERETNASVKEKPFFAFLPFTAPHWPLQAPESNIKKYQGKYDDGPDVLRDRRLKRQIELGLLPADVEAHPVISSTKDWDEMSSEEKAWSAKTMEVFAGMVDRMDENIGKVINKIKEIGEWDNTFVIFMSDNGAEGAIVEAIPMTGDVIKKSINKHYNNDYENLGNRDSFIWYGPQWAQASTAPSRMHKGYVTEGGIRCPAIIHYPGFAETPNGHITDSFTTVMDILPTILDLAGIELPGPNFRGRQVVPVKGRSWIPHLLRKSPRVHDEDHVTGWELFFHQAIRKGKWKAVFIPKPKGPEKWQLYNMDKDMGEIHDLAEEEPEILEELIKYWMAYVAEFGVFLREELEEGYVLPKA; the protein is encoded by the exons ATGGCTACGACCAAGCGACCCAACTTCCTTCTCATCGTCGCTGATGACCTGGGGTTTTCAGATGTTGGTGCCTTTGGCGGCGAGATTCAAACGCCTAATCTTGATCATTTGGCTTACGCACCCTCAGGAGTGCGCATGACCAACTTTCACACGGCTTCCATGTGTTCACCTACACGATCTATGCTTCTCTCGGGCACTGATAATCACATTGCCGGCCTCGGCCAGATGGAGTTTTGGGGTCGTGGACGAGACCCACCGGTTCCATGGTCTGAACGACCTGGATATGAGGGCTACCTGAATTTCCGCGTGGCTGCTCTACCAGAGATTCTCCAGGACGCGGGATATTATACTTGTATGAGTGGCAAGTGGCACTTGGGCCTTACAAAGGAGCGCACACCACATGCGCGAGGCTTTGATCGCTCATTTGCCCTTTTGCCGGGAGGCTCGAGCCATTATGCATACGAACCCAAGAAACCGGACGGAACGCCTGTTTTTGCGCATTGGGCCAGTCTGTACTATGAAGATGATCAAAGAGTTGAAACGAAAGACTTTCCCAAAGACTTTTATTCCTCAGACCACTTTTCAAAAAAGCTCGTCGACTTTTTGAGTGAAAGAGAGACTAATGCTtccgtcaaggagaagccgTTTTTCGCATTTCTGCCATTTACGGCCCCGCATTGGCCTTTGCAAGCACCGGAGTCCAACATTAAAAAGTATCAGGGGAAATATGACGATGGTCCAGATGTTCTACGAGACAGAAGACTGAAACGACAAATTGAACTCGGTCTCTTGCCCGCGGATGTGGAGGCGCATCCGGTCATCTCCTCAACTAAAGACTGGGATGAGATGTCATCGGAGGAGAAAGCGTGGTCAGCGAAAACGATGGAAGTATTCGCTGGTATGGTCGATAGGATGGATGAGAATATCGGCAAAGTTATCAACAAAATTAAGGAAATCGGTGAGTGGGACAACACTTTTGTCATCTTCATGTCCGACAATGGTGCCGAAGGAGCGATTGTCGAGGCAATTCCCATGACTGGAGATGTGATAAAAAAGTCAATTAATAAACATTACAACAACGACTATGAGAACCTTGGCAATCGAGATTCATTCATTTGGTATGGTCCTCAGTGGGCGCAAGCCTCAACGGCACCTAGTAGGATGCACAAGGGGTATGTCACAGAAGGTGGCATCCGCTGTCCGGCTATTATCCATTACCCAGGATTTGCTGAAACTCCAAACGGGCATATTACTGATTCATTCACTACTGTTATGGACATCCTGCCTACGATATTGGACCTTGCGGGGATTGAGCTACCAGGCCCGAACTTTCGAGGGCGTCAAGTTGTTCCGGTAAAAGGCAGATCCTGGATCCCACACCTGCTGAGGAAATCTCCCCGCGTTCATGACGAAGACCACGTCACTGGCTGGGAACTCTTCTTTCATCAAGCTATCCGCAAGGGTAAATGGAAGGCTGTATTCATTCCCAAGCCTAAAGGCCCAGAGAAATGGCAATTGTACAACATGGACAAAGATATGGGCGAAATTCACGATTtagcagaagaagagccagaaaTTTTGGAAGAACTGATCAAGTATTGGATGGCATATGTGGCTGAGTTCGGTGTGTTTTT GagagaggagctggaggagggctATGTCCTCCCAAAGGCTTAA
- a CDS encoding alpha-L-rhamnosidase domain-containing protein, whose amino-acid sequence MKVSSLLSGIAVLSTSAAATEKSGGFGSRPAPWIKYDVPQDFSNPKGLARPAFRYWVPDADVEDAVLYADLQEIKQAGWGGVEVICLENYGIELAVVDPAIYGYGGDRWRQKFNTMLRASKDLDLLVDFALGPTQGASIPILDPDSPGMNTELAYGIVNLSSGQAFSGDIPPPSRTNAGYANKPDFDAPFTNYTNKFVAAVVARKSKVPSEDVRVTQLDFDGVDDITHLIEDGKLTYTAPTDGNEYVLFAFYQRRTGYLAAQGAFNNATDPKNPASWFAYVVDHFSQEGTDIWTGFTEQYVMNGENGDLLRQLGLYAWEDSAEFRATLFWTDELRSYFHKTRGYDITTALPALFGTSGLPPSTLANSYFYYAFNNHENGTDISWKLRNDYYQCLQEMYEQYHLDGLSKWTSKWGLQGSLQPYATAPNAAPPWDMNSAAAHIDAPETESNYFDGVIDAFRAMGGGAMMGKKQIFSSELGAHRYFSYAATWPLILNDCKINYAGGVNRIVSHGFPYSGLRPQVEWPGLTTFEWLYSEMWGPRQPSWSYVKEMGDWIARTQLILQTGVPRIDIGIYRHKYLSVDIKHYNMGENIFWDQSLQDAGYSYVSVSPSLLKLDNAVISNGLLAENGPGFSAFIVDNSTNITSEAVDRFLEYANHGFPILFVGGVPETTPYYCDSCDQHVKQEIQKLTKYSSVKVLQSESEVVGALAALDVQPAAKNLSPTPILYVHRIDEDNHVDYYWVYNSDIYEDHATEASIRGSGIPYTLDAWTGAITPIVNYTISGDRFNVWIELRSNQSTILAFAPRGFFPHVSVPDIHVTKTDVEYLNYSASSHSIIARSASKENKKITLSDGRVFTLSGLDQHSNPAALGPWNVTIQDWLPNPDKFNNYTSVYQYHNLQLDELIPWYNISGLSSTSGIGTYKTQFTWNPNGKVNGALLDLGPVFNTIRLWVNNHWTGPIDITDAVVDITPFLKSGLNDVQIEVSSTLRNRLLQVNVTESWEQSQYASSYGGQPYGLAAPVQLIPFAEKVIKL is encoded by the exons ATGAAGGTGTCATCGTTATTATCCGGAATTGCTGTTCTCAGCACTTCTGCTGCGGCTACCGAGAAGAGCGGGGGATTCGGCAGTCGGCCAGCCCCATGGATCAAATACGATGTCCCTCAAGACTTTTCTAATCCCAAAGGGCTGGCTCGTCCGGCCTTCCGATACTGGGTTCCAGATGCAGATGTGGAAGATGCTGTCCTGTATGCAGATCTACAAGAGATCAAGCAAGCAGGATGGGGCGGAGTTGAAGTCATCTGCTTAGAAAATTATGGCATTGAACTGGCTGTGGTAGATCCAGCAATTTATGGCTATGGGGGTGACAGATGGCGACAAAAGTTCAATACCATGCTGCGTGCTTCTAAAGACTTGGATCTCCTCGTGGACTTTGCTTTAGGGCCAACACAGGGCGCTTCCATCCCAATTCTAGACCCTGACTCTCCGGGAATGAATACCGAGCTGGCATATGGCATTGTCAACTTGAGTTCCGGTCAAGCCTTTAGCGGAGATATTCCACCCCCAAGCCGTACAAATGCGGGATATGCCAACAAGCCGGATTTCGATGCGCCTTTCACCAACTATACAAACAAATTTgttgcagctgttgttgcACGTAAAAGCAAAG TGCCTTCCGAGGATGTACGAGTAACCCAACTCGACTTtgacggtgttgatgatatcaCCCACTTAATCGAAGATGGCAAATTGACTTACACCGCGCCGACTGACGGAAATGAATACGTCCTATTTGCATTTTATCAGCGTCGTACTGGTTATTTAGCTGCACAAGGAGCGTTCAACAATGCCACCGACCCAAAAAACCCAGCTTCTTGGTTTGCTTATGTTGTTGATCACTTCAGCCAAGAAGGAACCGATATCTGGACTGGCTTTACCGAGCAGTACGTCATGAATGGCGAGAATGGTGATCTTCTTAGACAACTCGGCTTGTATGCATGGGAAGACTCAGCCGAGTTCCGCGCTACATTGTTCTGGACAGATGAGTTGAGGTCATACTTCCATAAAACACGCGGATATGATATTACAACCGCCCTACCGGCTCTGTTCGGCACAAGCGGCCTTCCGCCAAGCACACTGGCAAACAGTTACTTCTACTACGCCTTTAATAACCATGAAAATGGAACGGATATCAGCTGGAAGTTACGAAATGACTACTATCAGTGTCTCCAAGAAATGTACGAGCAGTATcaccttgatggcctctCGAAATGGACAAGCAAATGGGGTCTTCAAGGAAGTTTACAACCATATGCCACCGCACCGAACGCGGCGCCGCCTTGGGACATGAACTCGGCAGCTGCGCACATTGACGCTCCTGAAACAGAGTCTAATTACTTTGATGGAGTCATTGATGCATTCCGTGCAATGGGTGGCGgagccatgatgggcaaaaagcaaatctTTTCCAGTGAACTTGGGGCACACCGTTATTTCTCGTACGCTGCCACATGGCCACTGATCCTCAATGATTGCAAGATCAATTATGCAGGTGGAGTTAACCGAATTGTTTCTCATGGCTTCCCGTACTCCGGGCTTCGACCACAGGTCGAGTGGCCCGGATTGACAACATTCGAATGGTTATACTCTGAGATGTGGGGACCACGGCAGCCCAGTTGGTCATACGTCAAGGAGATGGGAGATTGGATTGCTAGGACTCAACTTATTCTCCAAACTGGTGTGCCGAGGATAGATATTGGCATATATCGCCACAAGTATCTCTCTGTTGACATAAAACATTACAACATGGGAGAGAACATATTCTGGGATCAATCGCTCCAGGATGCTGGGTACTCCTACGTTTCTGTGAGCCCTTCACTCCTGAAACTG GATAACGCAGTCATTTCAAACGGATTGCTTGCAGAAAATGGCCCCGGTTTCTCTGCCTTTATTGTAGACAATTCAACCAACATCACGTCTGAAGCTGTCGATCGATTTCTGGAGTATGCCAACCATGGGTTTCCTATCCTTTTCGTGGGCGGGGTTCCGGAGACAACCCCTTACTATTGCGATTCATGCGATCAGCATGTTAAACAAGAGATACAAAAGTTGACCAAATATTCCTCGGTCAAGGTCCTTCAATCAGAGAGCGAAGTTGTGGGCGCTTTGGCAGCTCTCGATGTACAACCTGCCGCAAAGAATCTCTCTCCAACTCCCATCTTATACGTCCATAGAATCGACGAGGATAATCATGTTGATTACTATTGGGTGTATAACTCAGATATATACGAAGATCATGCCACAGAGGCTTCCATCAGAGGCAGTGGCATTCCGTATACACTAGACGCTTGGACAGGTGCCATCACGCCCATTGTCAACTACACAATATCTGGGGATAGATTCAATGTCTGGATCGAGCTTCGATCAAATCAGTCTACAATCCTGGCGTTTGCTCCCCGTGGATTCTTCCCTCACGTTTCAGTCCCGGATATCCATGTTACTAAGACAGATGTTGAATATCTCAACTATTCGGCTAGTAGCCACTCTATCATCGCTCGGTCTGCCTCAaaggagaacaaaaaaataACGCTGAGTGATGGCCGAGTCTTCACATTGAGCGGCCTCGATCAGCACTCTAATCCAGCAGCACTTGGTCCATGGAATGTCACCATTCAGGATTGGCTTCCTAACCCAGACAAATTCAACAACTATACGTCTGTATATCAATATCACAATCTTCAGTTGGACGAGCTTATTCCCTGGTACAACATCTCAGGGCTTAGCAGCACATCTGGTATTGGTACTTATAAAACTCAGTTTACTTGGAATCCTAATGGCAAAGTCAACGGGGCTTTGTTAGACTTGGGACCAGTATTCAATACTATCCGGCTCTGGGTCAATAACCACTGGACTGGCCCTATTGATATCACAGATGCAGTTGTCGACATCACGCCATTCTTGAAATCGGGTCTTAACGACGTGCAAATTGAGGTTTCATCTACTCTCAGAAACAGGTTGCTTCAAGTCAACGTCACAGAATCATGGGAGCAATCACAATACGCGAGTAGCTACGGTGGCCAGCCATATGGTCTTGCAGCACCTGTTCAGCTAATCCCGTTTGCTGAGAAAGTAATTAAGCTATAA